Within the Chiloscyllium punctatum isolate Juve2018m chromosome 9, sChiPun1.3, whole genome shotgun sequence genome, the region TTCCAAACTTAACAGGATAGAAACCAAGCATTCTGGATGCTTGTCACCTCTTATGTTACCTCTGTTACCTATGAATTAAGTTAGGTATCTACTGGGGTGGATTTCAAGAATATTTACCATGCTGTGTACCACCATTTTGGCTGTCAGTACATTGACAAGTTTGATTTGACATTGCTGTAACAGATTATTTTCAGTTATAGTGAGCTCCAAGGAGGCTGCCAAAAGGCTCAACTAATATGTTGTTACATTTTTCTCATTTGTCATCAGACCACTCTTTTTTCATTAATTGCAACAAGATGGTTATGCCTGGATTGCCAAACAAACAATTTGGGCACTTTCCATGTCATATACATTGGGTACAAATAGACAAAATTTAGTTAAGGTATCCTAGCATTTATTACTGTGCAATATGTTCTTTCAATAATGAATGTATGATTTGTACGATTACTTTGATGTTTAGCTCAAAATTTAAGGTGGCACATTGATGCCATACATTGATTTTGGCCATAGTTCCACAAAATCCATTTTAAATAGTGTTCAAATAAATCAGGAACGTAAAATCGACTAAGATTCAATTAATAGACAGTTTACAGATACTTGCTGCATTCTGTTCTGGGCATTATTCACCAATCTCTTAAGTgtggaatgttggtctttatgATTTGCATACACCATTGATGATAATGTGGCTCAGATGGAGTTACGTTAATCTGAGCCACCAACTTTAGAATTCCAGCTGCAGCATCAGGTATTTGTTTTTTATTCCTGCTGTCAGGAAATGCCTGTCCTCCCAAGGGAGAGTGATACAAAAGATGAATAGAGAAGTGGAAAGGAGAAAAAATGAATAATCCAGATAATTAGCTTAACTGGTGACTTTTGTTTGACAAATGGTAATTCATAACATTTATGTTATATCCTTGCTAAAATAAAACAGGCAGCAGTACCATCAGAAACACCAGAAAATATAATACTTATGGTTGAATGGGTGCATTAAATATACACCACCAGTTACTTTTAATCATCAAAGCTACTGCTGAgtgtttttgagctttgaagaaATGGTTTTAGTGACTTTTGCATACATTGTCAGCATTTGATAACTTTGAAGGTATTGTGATATCAAAAAGATATGTTTTTGGTGCATCTTTAAAATGTTTTCAGCCACTTTCCATATGACAAATGGATATTTTTTAAAGTAGACATACTCTTGTTCGTATTTTTGTTCTTTTTGTTGACAACACAACATGTAGAGACAGAGCTCATAATTCTGCATAGCTATCATTTTTACAGTTAGTCATTTGAAGAGACAATAGCCCTTTTGTTTGTCTTTGCTGAAATATCAAATATCTGAAACACCCACCCGAATACTGGCTAATCCTAAAACTAGGCATTTGTGATATTATAAAACAGGAACAAATTTAAATGATTCTGTGTACAAGATAACTATAGCCAGCAgtttattagtttgaaaataaatAAACCACATTTCCACTGAAAGCTGTCTGTCACTTTTGCAGAATATCTTGTAATAAATTTGAAAAGAAAATttttcattctctcaaccttgCCAAAATATAGTTTTATAAAATTAAATTCAGCACAGCAAGCTTACTCCTGGCTTGCATCATATCTGTTTTGATAATTCAACTTTCCATCAAAACAGTTCTGAGACGCCGACATTCTTTCTTCATAGAAGATTCCTCCACTGCTGTATTTAACAGGACCTTTGTCCATGTGTGCCATGTTTCTTACATTTCTGACTTATCCTTTCTCCTCCTCCTGGAACCATGCGAGGGTTCCTGTTTTCGTCACCTTACAGGCATCAGCCTCTCTTCAATAGACCTTTTCGGTTATTTCTGCCACCTGCACCTTGCCAAATACATTTTCCCTCTTTTTAGCATTCCATTGTTCCCTCCAATAATACCCTGGTTCACCTCTCAGACATCCACAATACCCAACCACTTCGCTTCCCACAGTAGCCTCCCATACAAACACAGGAGATGTAGAACCTGACTTTTTCCCTCCTGTCTCCCTCACTGTTCAAAGCTCCAAACACTCCTTTCATGTGAAGCAGTGATTTCTAAGTGCTTTCTTTGATGTAGCTTATTTTAATTAttgctcataatgcagtctcctgtacactggggGAGCAAATGCAAATTGGGTGACTGTTTTTTGGATCTCTTCCGTTCAGTTGCAAGTGTGACTCCATGTTGTTAGTAGCTCATCTTTTTAATTCTTCACCTTGGTTTCGAACTGACATTTCCATCCTGGACTACTGCACTATTCCAATGATGCTCAAGAAACAGTATCTTATCTTTCAACTGGGCAGTTTACAGTCTACCAGAGTCAACACAGTTCAGCAATTTCAAATCATGATCTCAGTGCTCATTTTGTTTCATGGTCTTTGCATGTTACAATTTCCTGCTTATTGTTTGCTTTTAGCCAGCAGCAGAAGCAGTCGTGCATCTACTCCAGCTCCATCTTTTCCtttttttgttttaactttgtcctATCACTATCCTTGGCCCTGGAAGACTAATTGTGCTGTCTTTCTCTGTTTCACAGGCCTTCCTTTTATTCCTTGTCTCATCACCTCTTACATAAATCTATTAATTTTCTAATTTTTCACGGTTTGATGATAAGACagagatctgaaatgttaactctgttttttcttTCCACAGGTGCTGCAATAGCCTAATGAGTATATCTTCTTTCAGATTTTTAGCATCCAAGTGTTCTGCTTCCCAGAAATTCTATCTAAGATGTTTCCCAGTGGTTAAAAGTGAATTTGTTACATTTACATCAGTCAGCAGAATGTGGTGCTACCCTACCATCAGATTAGCATTTCATGAATGTTATCACACAGGTGTTAATTTTTTTGAGCTAGCCTTTCAAATTGTAGGTGTTTAAAGTGATTAGCATTACTAACCAAAGTCTGTGTTCTTTCAACAGCAAAGCACTATTCATCATGGTAACAGTGCCAATACTAGTCATTTTCCTTTGCTCCATCAAGCACGTAATGCTGCTTAAGGCAGAATGGCGACAGACAAGAATACCTGCTATTTTGCCTCATGATACCGTGACACTGGAGAAAGCTCATTTTCAGGGTAAAGCAAAACTAGAAGTAACCTCTCCATGTGAATTAGAGTGTCATAAAAGAGCACCCCTACCAACGTATGAAGATCTAAAAGAATATTTGTCTTTTGAAACTCTGTACTTGAATGGAAGCAGAACCCTCACAAGTGTAAACATCTATAGTTTCAATTCTGTCAATTTGCTAAACAAACAACATTACAGCAGTGGTCGAAGAACGAAAAGGCAGGTCTTTGGCTTGGATGGTAGATTCAGCATCTTGGCAAAAAACTTTCTGTTGAACTACCCTTTCTCAACATCAGTGAAAATTTCCACAGGTTGCACTGGGATTCTCGTAGCAGAGAAGCATGTTCTAACTGCTGCCCACTGTATTCATGATGGTAAGAACTACGTGAAGGGTGCGCAAAGGTTGAAAGTTGGATTTTTAAAGCAGAAACAAAAAGCCACAAATCAAACCAACTCAATCTTTCCAGAAAAACCTAGGCTCCATTGGATACGAGTAAAACGGACACATGTCCCAAAGGGATGGATCAAAGGTTCAGCAAATGAAATCGGCATGGATTATGACTATGCACTACTGGAATTGAAAAGACCTCACAAGAAACCCTTTATGAAAATAGGAGTTACTCCACCTCGGGGAAGGATGCCTGGTGGTAGGATTCACTTTTCTGGTTTTGATAATGACCGTCCAGGAGATCTTGTTTATCGTTTCTGCTTGGTCAAAGATGAAACTTATGACCTTTTGTATCAGCATTGTGATGCTCAGCCAGGAGCTAGTGGTTCAGGTGTTTACATTCGAATGTGGAAAAGGCAAAGTCGGAAGTGGGAGCGAAAAGTGATTGGCATATTCTCAGGGCATCAGTGGGTGGACAAGAATGGCATGCAGCAGGATTACAATGTGGCTGTTCGGATCACTCCTCTGAAATATGCACAGATTTGTTTCTGGATCAAAGGAAATTATGTTGACTGTAGAGATGGATGAAGGTTTTAATTTGATATTTTTAAAACTGCACTGTGTAAGCTGGTAAGCTTTCGTATCCAAGAGACATTCAACTTAATGTACTGTGGATACATGTCATGTGACCGCAATGCAAGGACAAAATATTGCAATAGTGCTCAATTAAAAATATagaaaaaaagattttaaaatgctTTGTAACTGCATTATTGTGGCACATTGAATTTAAAAAGATAGCAACCCTCTCATAACTTCcttttgctgcattttggaatacCTTTAAAACATGTGTTTAATGTTGCAACCATTTCTTTTCTCCCGGCCATAaatgtttaaatattttaaacAGCCAGTCTAATAAGATAGCATAAAATGCCTTTTGGTGTCTTGATTTACAATGCTATTTGAACATGTTGCAGCACTTAAAGTGAATTTTCAAATGAGTTTGTTATGTCAAAAGGCCATGTTTTGCAAAACTGAGTCACTGCATTTAATATGGAAACTATCTTACCAGACAGATGTTTGCACAGCAAGTGTGGAGATTCTTCTGTCCCCTTTATAAGACTGTAAATTTTGAGTATGGAAGTATGGAAGCAGTTGCTTAAAAATATTTTCAGACATAGTAAGGCTGGTCGCAAATGTCAGAGCTACTCACAGAATTGCATTTTTCCTTTTTATTTTAGCCATGGACCAGAACTCGAAAGCAAGTTATTAACAACAGTTATGTAGGGATGTGACATAATGTGTAAGTTAGTAGTACATCTAATACAGTGCTAATACAGTTATACAGAACCTGTCCTTGACTCtaatagagtcaaacagcatggaaacagaccagtctaactagtccatactgaccatgttcctaaactaaactactcccacttgcctgcatctggcccatatccctccaaacctttcctattcatgtacttttccaaatgtcttttaaatgttataattgtacttgcatccagcatttcctccagcAATTCATTCTATATactaaccactctctgtctaaaggagtttgccctcatgtcctttttaaaactttctcctgtcaccttaaaaatctGTTTCCTAATTTTGAATTCCCCCACGCTAGGGAaaaaacccttgctattcaccatatcaatgcccctcatgattttataaacctctataaagtcacccctcaacctaccATGATTCAGTGAAAAAACTCACTGGATATCCAGCCtattttttataactcaaacccatcATTCCCAGCAACAAACTGGtagatattttctgaaccctctgtaatttaataatatccttcctatagcagtgcAAAATTGAACTTTTAAAAttttatggagtttgcacattctccccgtgtctgcgtgggtttcctccggatgctccagtttcctcccacagtccaaagatgtgcaggtcaggtgaattggccatgttaaattgcctgtagtgtcaggtgcattaatcagagggagatgggtctgggtgagttgctcttcgaagggtcagtgtggacttattgggccgaatggcctgtttccacactataaggaatctaatctaatctaaactttcaCAATGATAAAAGAATGAAAGCTTCATTAATATTAACAGGAACATTAAGTAAAATAGCTATCAAATTAGTCACAATTCAAGGTTGTCTTCATGTTTTATCGGTCCATTTCTATCACATACGAGTTCCTGATGAGGTCAGCATGAATTTCCCTGATGGTGTAATGGTGGTTTGTTTGAATACCTGCAGTCCATATGGCAAAGGTACTCCAGCAATGCTGTTCGATATTGCGTTCTAAGAATTTACCCCAGTGACAATTAAATAACTACAGTGTGTCTAATTCAGAATGATGATTTGACTTGGAGGAAAGTTTGGAAGTGGCACTGTTCCTATGTACTTTCTGTCCTTGTTCTCTAGTTGGTAAAAATCACGTGTTCAgaaagtgttgctgaagaaaCCTTGATAAGTTTCTGTATCATTTTGATCATACACCCTGAATTGCTTGTAGTGCATGAGCTGCTAATCAAGTGAACTGCTGTGTTGCGGATAATATTGAACCTTTTGGGTGCTCTTGCAGACGTGCTAGCCAATTAAATTTTGTTAAGTACTTCTTGGCACAAGATCTTCTTATTTTTATGTATTCCGTTTCTTGAGCCTTCTTTTCTAAAAAATTGAATATTTTATGAGTGGCCAATTAACTCCCCATTGGGGTTACCCTTAAAGAACATGTTTTGTCCTCAATCTGATGGCAGATCTTTCCTGCTTTCCACATAATATCTGTGGAATGACTTGGGAAGAGCTATATTCATTTTATCCCTGCAACTCACATTATTATCATGTCATGCTATCTCTTTATCTTATTTAgatatgttttatttttaatgtcATATTCCCAGGTATGTTTACTAGTGCAAAGTTTTTTGAACAAAGTAATGCTATAATCTTTCTTGAAAATAGCTGTGATTATCAATAACATTGTTTGCATAAATATGCAACTCATATTCAAAGTCCATTTGGGATGTTGAAGAAAACTCCAACAGTCAGTGCTCCAGTTTTAACATTTTGAAATTGCTAAACATTTAGTGAAAGCCTCTTGGTGTTGTTCTACTATATGTTGATCAGTTTTGGAATTATTATCATTCATGAATATTTTGAAATGATTTTCTGTATCATAATTTTCATAAGCATACTCAAAAGTTTACACAGTATTTTGTAATGCTCACTATTGTAGCATACATTGTAACAACTTGTAATGAAACTTCCCAAGGTGTTTCACAGAAAGGCTAGGAAACAAATTTGGCACTGAGCCACAGAAGGACCTGTTGGATCAGGAGACTAAAGTTCGGTCATAGAGGTCGATTTTAACATGTGTTCTGGAAGTGGAAAGTCAGAGAGAGTA harbors:
- the LOC140481486 gene encoding serine protease 23-like isoform X1, with the translated sequence MLSHSKALFIMVTVPILVIFLCSIKHVMLLKAEWRQTRIPAILPHDTVTLEKAHFQGKAKLEVTSPCELECHKRAPLPTYEDLKEYLSFETLYLNGSRTLTSVNIYSFNSVNLLNKQHYSSGRRTKRQVFGLDGRFSILAKNFLLNYPFSTSVKISTGCTGILVAEKHVLTAAHCIHDGKNYVKGAQRLKVGFLKQKQKATNQTNSIFPEKPRLHWIRVKRTHVPKGWIKGSANEIGMDYDYALLELKRPHKKPFMKIGVTPPRGRMPGGRIHFSGFDNDRPGDLVYRFCLVKDETYDLLYQHCDAQPGASGSGVYIRMWKRQSRKWERKVIGIFSGHQWVDKNGMQQDYNVAVRITPLKYAQICFWIKGNYVDCRDG
- the LOC140481486 gene encoding serine protease 23-like isoform X2, with amino-acid sequence MDSKALFIMVTVPILVIFLCSIKHVMLLKAEWRQTRIPAILPHDTVTLEKAHFQGKAKLEVTSPCELECHKRAPLPTYEDLKEYLSFETLYLNGSRTLTSVNIYSFNSVNLLNKQHYSSGRRTKRQVFGLDGRFSILAKNFLLNYPFSTSVKISTGCTGILVAEKHVLTAAHCIHDGKNYVKGAQRLKVGFLKQKQKATNQTNSIFPEKPRLHWIRVKRTHVPKGWIKGSANEIGMDYDYALLELKRPHKKPFMKIGVTPPRGRMPGGRIHFSGFDNDRPGDLVYRFCLVKDETYDLLYQHCDAQPGASGSGVYIRMWKRQSRKWERKVIGIFSGHQWVDKNGMQQDYNVAVRITPLKYAQICFWIKGNYVDCRDG
- the LOC140481486 gene encoding serine protease 23-like isoform X3, producing MVTVPILVIFLCSIKHVMLLKAEWRQTRIPAILPHDTVTLEKAHFQGKAKLEVTSPCELECHKRAPLPTYEDLKEYLSFETLYLNGSRTLTSVNIYSFNSVNLLNKQHYSSGRRTKRQVFGLDGRFSILAKNFLLNYPFSTSVKISTGCTGILVAEKHVLTAAHCIHDGKNYVKGAQRLKVGFLKQKQKATNQTNSIFPEKPRLHWIRVKRTHVPKGWIKGSANEIGMDYDYALLELKRPHKKPFMKIGVTPPRGRMPGGRIHFSGFDNDRPGDLVYRFCLVKDETYDLLYQHCDAQPGASGSGVYIRMWKRQSRKWERKVIGIFSGHQWVDKNGMQQDYNVAVRITPLKYAQICFWIKGNYVDCRDG